TGGCAAACATGAGGGCAGACAGGTCAGAGGGACTATAGAGATCTGCAGAAATAGTGAAACAAATTTGATTTGGTGACAAGTTACTCATATACTGACTCTAATTCTGTTTCCAGGATGACCATGGCTTTGTGTCAAGAGAGTTTCTGAGGAAATACAGGCTTCCTGCTGGAGTGTCAAGTGCTGATGTCAACGCCTGTCTGTCATTTGATGGTATCCTTACAATCACTGCACCTCGGTCATCTTCCGGCTCAGAGCGCCCTATTCCTGTTTCCTGTGAAGATGGAAcagcaaaacagaaaatgtagaGCAGAGTCTGATGCTCTTCACACTGTTTCACTACTAATCCTAAATGctgcctgtttttatttttaacctgtTAACAGTTTTGTTGGCAGTAGGCAGGGCATAAAGGTCTAGATGTCTATAAGTGCCTCCTAACACACCAGTATCTAATTCCTAACTCACTGTTATTCCCAAGTATCTGCAAGACAATGGTGCTTTGAAATTAAAGGCTAATCGTGGAGCTTATGTAACGACAAAGTGTTGTATAGACACAGTAGGGTGAGGTGCAGGATAATGAACTTCTGAGAGTTAATTTCCCTATCACAAGCCTACAGAACTCCTACATCCCGACTAAAAATATTCACACCTCTGTGTATGTAAATGACACATTAAGGGCATGTAATCATTTTTTTGAAAGGCATTCCCCGAATGTTATATAAGGTCTTTACTGGCCCTGCAGTTTAGTGACAAAATTGTAAGCATTTGTTATTTGAACTCAAACTAAATTGCAGCACTTATTAGTTTTACAGGGAAATGCTAAAATGTCAATTTAAGGGGGTGGAAATGTAAAGACTATCTAAAAATTGTCCACTGAAGATGGTAACAGACTAAAATTGTTAAGCTTAATTGCATCTACAGTACACGGTACTGTCTGAGGGTGTATGAGTAAGATGCCAACTGTGCTTTGTTTATTCTTTTAGAATAGTGTTGGTTTCAGTATGTGTGAGGAGGAGGGAGTTCTCTGGAGGCATATGCAGTCATTTTTTAGATTGTTCACTAAAAAAAAGCCACCAAAGGACTTGGGACCAGCTGTGTGTGAAGAAGGAGGGTGAATGAGCCGTAGGGATGTAGTGGATGAGGGAGGAACTGATGTTTATCACTGGGCTCCTTTTCCACTGGGGAGCATGGCCTCTGAGCTGCtaaggaaagtgtgtgtgtgaaggtatGTGAGAGTGAATGCATAATGTGCTTGTAGATGCAAGAGTTACAGCTTTATCATTCCTTCACATTGGCAAAAACCCTCTGGCATATTaacacagaaaacaacaaatagAATAAATGTTGAAACTCAAAATCAatcgtgtgtttatttatttttgtctgaAGTGTTTCTGCTTCCAAAAAAACTTCACATAACAACACACACTACATCTGGGGAGAAGCTGATGAATCATACTTTCTTCTTTGACTTTATAACCATATATTGTGCATAgaggtttttatttgtttttgtcaggTCTAGACAATTAATAATTATTCTTTCAAAAATAGGTCCAGGTGCCTTATTTCAGTGTCATTCTTTAAAGTCTAGCTTCAAAAAAGTACAAGATTAGATAGTTTGATGTAGCCTATATTGTATTAAACCCTAATGCAAAAGTAGTAGTCAGGTGTAGTTATATTACAATGTAGTTGTATTATAATTAAATGTCTGCTTCAATGCTgccatgtgtttttttgtagtAAGTCAAATTATTAAATAGGTAATGTTTTCTatgcacaaataaaataaaaatgacaaacatatttttaacTTGTGACAAACAGTCACCAAGAAAAATACCGTACGTGCATAGTGCAAATTGCATTAATCAGAAAGAAGACATGCACAATTTGTCTCtttttaaaacactttatttaatttttacactTTGATAAATGCTTTTAATATCTGCAAAACATATATAAACAGTATGATAGAGTATTAAAGAGAATAAAACAGACAGTTCTAATATAAAGCACTAAGCAGCAATCACAAATCACAATCTACTGTATATCTACTGTGCAGATCATGTCTTCTAAGGTATGGTATCCAGTGTGGATATACAAACCTACATATATACTGTCTACAATGTGTAAGATCATATGATGTATCATATTTTAAGTATACTCAAAAAAAGTTATCTTGTAATGTGACATGAATGTTGTTGGTAAAGGCAACTTCAGTTACAGTAGAAGTCCCATTTCTGGAAATAAGAAGAAAGGTAGAATAAGGAGAAAGCATCacaaaatgctttaaaaaaaaagtgtgtgtgtgtgtgtgtgtgtgtgtgtgtgtgttcacctaCAGTAGTCTTGACTTCGGTGCTGGCTGGCATGAGAGGATGAGTCTCCTCGACTACGCTGCTGGGGAAGTGGCCAATGCGAGCCTCCTGCTGTCCATAATAGGAGTCTTGTACCTGCAAACAGATGATATAGTCTAAAGTTATTGACAACATCACGTTTGAGTGGAGAATGTGAGTGCTGCACATGGATGCAACACATCTTCATGACTTCCAACAaaaatacatcttttggttaagAGCTGTATCAAAGCAAAAGCATTTTTTTCACTTACGCTGCCAGCCCAGAAGAGGTTTCCTCTGTCCTTTAGCATTGCATAGACATAGATGAGCTGCCCCTGTCTGATGGGGATGAACCTGCAGTCTCCCGGGTAGTAATCCTGCAGTGCCCGAGCTATCAAGATAGGATCTGTGCAGGAATATAGAGGGAGACTGAGGCTTCAGGCCTTTGCCGTTCATGAAATGTGTCATATTGCTATGCATATTTCAGCATGTGCATTATCATATAGATTATCTATACCTACAGTTCTATAATATGGTCACAAGATACTAAGCGCAGTCACTAGCAGCAAAAACAAAGTTAGTGAGTGTGCTACTTACGGCTGCAGTCGGAGTCAGCgcagagtttcttgtcagcgAGTTTAGGCATCTGCCTTCCAGCTTCAGAGGTTGGCAGCAAAAGCCACACTGAAAGAGCAAGCCAGAGTTTGCAAGGCATGTCTGTATGTGAATGCACCCAATGGTCGTGTTTTACACTTGGTGAATGTCTTGTGGGCTTTTTGTAGCCTTATGTTAGTTTTCCGTCTTTGAGAAGGAGGAGCAGTGATGGCAGTCCCTTTTTCTACTCTCCCTACCCCCCTGCCtcatacatgaacacacacagagctcctTTCAAACCCTTCAAGCAGGTAAACAGGAtgggggatgaagaggagggccAGATTAGACAGACCCCTGCTTGTGTCCTGACCTTCCCCTCTCTCCGTCTCCATCACCCCGTGTCAACCCCACTCAAGCAGCAGAGTGTAAAACGTTGTAGCAACACATTCCTCAGTTAATCTGTGTTTTCCCTACCTTGTTCAGCCACTAGATGTCACAGCATTTTACTGTAGacacaccatagactgtatattgtGAGACACACCTACCTCCCTCAGAGCATTTATCACTCTTTGCTCTCTTTACCTTTCTTACTCAGGAGGTGGAGCCACTGGTTgtatttacatactgtatgtatccaCTACCAAGGAAACCAGCTGAGCCTGAGCCTGAGCCTCTGTTGTGCAAACactcccaaacacacacatacactcatcAAACAGGAAGACAACCTGTTTGGTGTGAGTTGGCTGGGAACTGTCAGGTAAGACAGActtcaatgttttttctttcaaatgtaATGTAGGAATGACTAGTTTAAATAAGATGACGATGAAGCATGGTCCCACGGTAGTGAGAGATATAAACAGGTGAGATAGCTGGTGACGTCGGACTTAAACGCAGAAATGACAGGGGAGACTGAAACTTCAGAGGGCAACTACATTGTGACCAACATTTAGTTTATATAGACGGAAGTTATGTAGGCATGATCCTACAGGGACTGGAAAAAAGATAATGTGGTAGCGGTGTCTATTTAAGCCTTATTTGgggcaaaagaaaatgtaagcAGCAGGTGGACAAatatggtggtgatggtggtttCTTAATGATTTGGATAAAACTGATTACTTTAGAGACTGTTCTAGGAACatttaagagtttgttgtatttGTGGGAAATAGTGGAGCAGAATGCATTGGAATTCAGGGAGGGGAGCAGAACAAAGATAATAGTGGAGATGGTATTTCGGTCAGAGTAACAAAAGCACCTGTCAGACAAAAGACCTCCTTTAAGGCCACGTCAGAGAATATTACTAGAAAACAAAGTCTGACACTCACACAAGTCGTCAGACATGTCCTGAATTTCACAGTTACAGTAAATGCATCTGTTAATAGTGTTTTTCTGTGCTAATGATGGACTTTCTTGCCCACAGAGTTATctgggaaaaagaaaacaaagtatTTGAATGATACCAGCATTAGGACCATTGGCACCACAGTGAAGAACAAGTTTGGCAGAGACATACTGTGAAACCCACTCCAGACCAGACCATCAAGAAACAGACAAGGATTCCTGATTTtacaggaagaaaaagaaaaagccacaCAGGTGGCAGTCAGCCTGCCACCTGTGTGATTACAAAACCTGGGATGGTGCTCTCTAACTGACTCCTACAAGCCTGCAGCTATCAACAATGTTCACCCCCAGGAAAAACAGTCTCCCGTCCCCCAGCCTGGAGGACtccttctttcctctctcctcatcctcctcagtGTCACTTTCCTTTGCTCTCCCCTCATCCACATCCTCTCCTGGCAGCAGTGACAGCGGAGGAGGGATAGAGACAGATCTGATACTAGCTGCAGAGCTGGGACAGGCTTTACTGGAGAAGAATGAGGAGCTGGCAGCCTCTCtggagcagagggagagggagttGGAGGTAATGATGAAGCTGCTGTAAACAGTGTTTCTTGTGACTATGCAAACGTTCTAACGCTACTAAGAAATATAGAGTTAGGAACAAAAGAAGCACTAAAACATTGTTACCATGAAcaagcaaattatatttgagtAATTCTAGCCTGTACAGCAATCATTATAAATGTGGAATGACTTGTAAGTCTGTATTAACACCTATTTTCAATTTATGCCACCTTAGATAATGAAAATTAGCCTTCTTCCATCCTAATCAAGGCTGATAACAAAAACTTAAGATATTAAAACCTATTAGTCACTGCATATTACATTTAACAACATCAAACAATTAGACAGAGGACTGCAATAAAGATGAGAATAGCCCAGAAATAAGTtaatggatggatagatgtaTTTAGATCTTCTTATTATCATACGTTGtaaaagcattttgttttgaaCACTGTTGGTGTTCTGTAAGTATTTTTATACTAAGTTATACTTAAATGACAGTAGGAAAATGTccagtgtaaataataaaattaatgatggctgaattccatttagctgcatCAGCTTCAAGATCCTGACATGACAAACTGGAACACTTGAATAGAacacagccatcattaatgttcttagtaacacctgtgcttttcctattcTGATTTTCAAAGACCAGTGTGTCACTGAATCTGATCTTGATACGAATACTTTTGCTGCCTGAAAAGCTCACCTGTTGTAATATCAATTCACATTCAAAGTAACAAGGAGACAGACATGAAATAATCAATGTATTTCCATGAAACCAGTTAATGTTGCGTTTAATGTCTCAGGCTTCGCAGCAAGAGAAGCACGTTCTGCACAGGAAGCTGGAAATTAATGAACTGGCATCTgggcagagagaggcagagctGACTGCAGATTTAGCCGTCTTGAGGGCTGAGCTGGAGCGACATCACAGCCAGGGGCGCGACCGGCGAAGGGATGAGAGCGAGCAGCTGACTCAGTTAGCCAATCATAACCAACGCTTGGTGGAACAGCTAGCAGAGGTTGGTTTATACCATCAGTGAAAAAGGCCATCTTAATGAGCTGCTAaaccacaaaagaaaacattacAAGTATATTATAATGCTGTTAGAATAAATACTGAATCTAggtgtttactgtatgtgtgggaAATGTCTGAATATGTGTGGTGTCGCGTCACAGTCACGCAGACAGGAAAAATGCAGACTAGCAGGTTTATGGAGTCCCCTCTTTGTCTCATTGGACAATAGGATTTCTCAACTTTGTTGATCTTCCACCCACTTAGGCTGTAACACTGGAACATTCCTTGAGGATCGAGCTTCGTTCCCTCAGAGAAGATATGGATGAATCATCTTTCAGCCGAAATATCAACTTCACACAATTAGAGAACATTCAAGCAGAGGTACAGTCACTTCCAAGTAAATCAATGCTAACATAACATTCTCAGTTTTAGTATGACAGGCATGATATTATGCAATCTTGAATGCTGCAGGATAGTAGGTCATACACAAAAAGCATTACATTTCAAATATGGTCAAGTCTCAAGTGCCTGAtggcaagtccaagtcaagtcacaCCTCAGTAGCGAACATGTCGTTACATGTCTTTTAGGTCTCTGTATATTGACCATAAAAAGGCATGGCATTTAAACATGaattcatttgtgtttttatatagaTAAAACCAAATGATGCCTACTAATTACATATCCAAAGTAGCTGTagctgttttaattttttattgttttggtgTCTTACCAAGTCAAAACTTGACTCATAAGTTTTTGTTTTGAAGTGTCAAGTTAGGTCAACTCTTTAGAGAGTCAAGTTGTCACGTAAGTCAAGTCAAAATCAAATCTCGAGATCTGTTTTGGTCTGTTTGAGTCCGTCTAAGTCTTAAGTCTACAGCTCTGTTGCTAAGCACCGATGGAGATATTAGCAGAATATTAAGTATACCCATAAGGATTTAACAGACTTGGGGGCCTAAATATTCATATCTCAAATTATCAAAATCAATGTATACGTCTTTGTAATTACCACTTTCTCTGACTTCCATTATTGCACAATGTAATcagcattttgtgtttatttatcttTCTCTTCTTTCCATATAGAACAGAGTTTTGCTGGAGCGGCTGTCGTACATAGAGGCACAACTAAAGGCTTCACAGGAGGACAGCGATAGACTCcgcatggagagagagacactgagagccagactgtcagaaacacaaacaaaactgagagagaaagaagcagaggtgAGGGTGGATGACTGACTGGTATTAAAGATGAACTGTAGCGTTGAAAGAAGAAGCCGGAGGGAGAATCATGTGCTGCAGGAGATATTTAATCATCACTAACAGAAGTCACTAAAGCGACAAGTTCGAAGctcttgatgtgtgtgtgtgtgtgtgtgtgtttgtttgtgtatgtagcTAGAGCAGGAGCAGGGAGTGGTGTTTGAGTTGCGAACCGTGAATCGCTCTCTACAGAAAAAAACTCTGAACTTGGGAGAAGAAATAATTCTGGACAGTACACAAACAGAACCTTTGTCTCTGCATAGTGAAATTCAGCAATCACAggtatacacacgcacacacacacacacacacacacacacacacacacacacacacacacagtctctctcacacacacacacacacacacacagagtaactgTACGCACTCCATCTTTGGATAGTTTGAGACTGATACCAAGCAGTCTCCAAAATCCCAAACCTCTTTGTACCCAAATTTGCATTAAATGCACAAAAACCTAGTAATAAGCGTTCTGATCTTACTGACCTTTCTatatgttgtgttgttgtgtgtatcTCTCCTGCTAACCAGGCCAAAGAGGCTCTTCTAGCTCACTCCACAGTCCTGCAAGCAAGAGATGAAGAGATAAAAGCTTTTACAGAGGAGGTCTGTTGAACTGTTTACAACACATACACTCTTCACAGAGATAATTTAACTTGCCGGTTGACCTAAGAAGAGTTAATGCTGTGATTTGTTGCCAGTTTTTATTTCAATGGGTTAGAACTATCTAAAACGGGTGAAAATTGTTACTACAATGTATAGCAATATATTTGTCTAGGGTATATAGTGTCTACAAGCAAGCAGAGTGTAGCCTAACatcaatgtatttattttttaattaacaaaatCAGACATCCACTAGTGTTTCCACTTGCATCACGCTTCAGTTAAAAGTCCTGcaatgtttaaaaatgtgtttgcttaCTTCACATAGATGTTTGACCCTAACTGTGCAATATTAGGTTTGCAGATTTTCAAATaggttgttttcattttaatctGTTGAAAGCGGGGGGggtgttatgtattattataatttatagAGATAATGGAAATGTGAGtattttaaatacagtaaaatcaAATGTTATGATCATTACAATATTTCACACTTTGCAGCTGCAATCTCAAAGAGAAGAGCTGGAGTCTTTGAGGCAGGAAATCAAGCCATTTAGAAGCAGTCCTGGACAGCCAAGCTACAGGTAACGCCACACAACAACATATTTGTCTATTTCATTTGAGCCCACAGTGATGTTTTGCTAACCATCATATCCATGTCCAGTTCTTTAGAGAGGGAATTGGCCATGGCGCGTCAGGAGAAAGAATCACTAACTCAGCAGCTTCTCAACACCATCAAACACAAGGTGGTACTGTCTCAAGAGCTGGAGGCCTGGCAGGTGAGTCTGTGTGCAGGGATAGAAAATTGTCTTTCGGCAACACGTTTATAATAGTTTAGTTTAAAAACAGAATATTGTTTTTCCATCTGAACTTTTCATCCTGTTGCAGGAGGACATGCGGTTGGTGATCAATCAGCAGGTGCAgcaaagggaggaggagagacagagagaaaaactgagagagaaaaacaacacagtagGATTACAAAGAAGCAAGTCTTTAAAAgtgaagggagagggagggaaaggatTCTTCTCCTTTTTCAAAGACAAATAACAGAGAGAAATGGCAGCAGTTTAAATGAACAGAGTATCAGCCTTTATCTTTGCCACTGTGAGCTTCTGCTGCAAGATAATGTACACTGTAATGTGTTATCAGCATCAAAAAGTGAAATGTTTACAGACCtcatatttgaatatatttgtaTATGCATGTACATTATATCAGTATTTAGgattttatattaaaaattcAAAGCCACTAGAGTCTCTATTGGGGGTTTTATAATCTGTTGGTTGATGTCACCACAGTACCTTAAagatggactttttttttcttggcctCTCTAACTGTGAGTTCAGATAGAATGCAAAGAACATTTTGCAACAAAAACTATCCAGCGATCAAAGGCAAAAAATTTGCTTAGCTTTCTGTCTGAATACACCTTGAGGCACAGCAAGCCAAACTGAACACAAAACAGACATATTACGGTCTTATATCATACAacatttacattcatttggagtctCTGGTGCTTCTGGACACCCAATAAacgtccaatattcactctacTTTAGCTTTGTTTTTGGCCTCTAACAATtcctgagaaaaatatctggctctt
This genomic interval from Perca flavescens isolate YP-PL-M2 chromosome 13, PFLA_1.0, whole genome shotgun sequence contains the following:
- the bicdl2 gene encoding BICD family-like cargo adapter 2, giving the protein MSQASQQEKHVLHRKLEINELASGQREAELTADLAVLRAELERHHSQGRDRRRDESEQLTQLANHNQRLVEQLAEAVTLEHSLRIELRSLREDMDESSFSRNINFTQLENIQAENRVLLERLSYIEAQLKASQEDSDRLRMERETLRARLSETQTKLREKEAELEQEQGVVFELRTVNRSLQKKTLNLGEEIILDSTQTEPLSLHSEIQQSQAKEALLAHSTVLQARDEEIKAFTEELQSQREELESLRQEIKPFRSSPGQPSYSSLERELAMARQEKESLTQQLLNTIKHKVVLSQELEAWQEDMRLVINQQVQQREEERQREKLREKNNTVGLQRSKSLKVKGEGGKGFFSFFKDK
- the mia gene encoding melanoma-derived growth regulatory protein; protein product: MPCKLWLALSVWLLLPTSEAGRQMPKLADKKLCADSDCSHPILIARALQDYYPGDCRFIPIRQGQLIYVYAMLKDRGNLFWAGSVQDSYYGQQEARIGHFPSSVVEETHPLMPASTEVKTTKWDFYCN